A region of Colletotrichum higginsianum IMI 349063 chromosome 10, whole genome shotgun sequence DNA encodes the following proteins:
- a CDS encoding zinc-binding dehydrogenase: MPLVARLSRPLSSTLATRLPLASSRTPRLFHTSPHLARTLSPAPHFTMASSSSSVPQTMNGIRIPRTGGTDVLDHHTDLPVPVPAAGEVLVRNAYAGVNFIDTYFRTGLYPAPLPIVLGREGAGTVVSAHSTVDPDAFRPGDRVVYMGNFGSYAAYSAVPAAQLVRVPDALPTETAAAAFLQGLTAWTFVREAAEVKPDEWVLVHAAAGGVGLLLVQMLRAVGARVIAAASTDDKCALAERNGAGWVVNSREQDLVQEVKRITGGHGADVVFDGVGKATFDGDLELAARKGRLVIFGNASGAVPPFDILKLGQKNLKIMRPVVNNYTATRDELEKYSAELFDMITSGKLEIAVHKTYPLRDVKTAHADIESRKTTGKLLLKHE; this comes from the exons ATGCCCCTCGTCGCAAGACTCTCGAGACCACTCTCATCAACCCTCGCCACCAGACTGCCACTCGCCTCATCCCGCACCCCGCGTCTGTTCCACACCTCGCCGCACCTCGCCCGGACCCTCAGCCCGGCCCCTCACTTCACaatggcctcctcctcctcctcggtccCGCAGACCATGAACGGCATCCGCATCCCCCGCACCGGCGGCaccgacgtcctcgaccaccACACAGAcctccccgtccccgtccccgccgccggtgagGTCCTCGTCCGCAACGCCTACGCCGGCGTCAACTTCATCGACACCTACTTCCGCACCGGCCTCTACCCGGCGCCCCTCcccatcgtcctcggccgcgagggcgccggcaccgtcgtctccgcccACTCCACCGTCGACCCGGACGCCTTCCGCCCCGGCGACCGCGTCGTCTACATGGGCAACTTCGGCTCCTACGCCGCCTACtccgccgtccccgccgcccagctcgtcCGCGTCCCCGACGCCCTGCCCaccgagaccgccgccgccgccttcctcCAGGGCCTCACCGCCTGGACCTTTgtccgcgaggccgccgaggtcaaGCCCGACGAGTGGGTCCTcgtccacgccgccgccggcggcgtcggcctgctcctcGTGCAGATGctgcgcgccgtcggcgcccgcgtcatcgccgccgcgagcaCCGACGACAAGtgcgccctcgccgagcgcAACGGCGCCGGCTGGGTCGTCAACTCGCGCGAGCAGGACCTCGTGCAGGAGGTCAAGCGCATCACGggcggccacggcgccgacgtcgtcttcgacggcgtcggaAAGGCCACCTTTGACGGCGACCTGGAGCTGGCGGCGCGCAAGGGTCGGCTGGTCATCTTTGGCAACGCG TCCGGCGCCGTGCCCCCCTTCGACATCCTCAAGCTCGGCCAGAAGAACCTCAAGATCATGCGCCCTGTTGTCAACAACTACACCGCCACGAGAGACGAGCTGGAGAAGTACAGCGCCGAGCTGTTCGACATGATCACCTCGGGCAAGCTCGAGATCGCCGTCCACAAGACGTACCCGCTGCGCGACGTCAAGACGGCGCACGCCGACATTGAGAGCCGCAAGACGACGGGCAAGCTGCTCCTCAAGCACGAATGA